The following are encoded together in the Myxocyprinus asiaticus isolate MX2 ecotype Aquarium Trade chromosome 7, UBuf_Myxa_2, whole genome shotgun sequence genome:
- the LOC127444306 gene encoding zinc finger protein 654-like isoform X3 codes for MASFSKANNVTQRRTFVGVCCISVNTTVERYLSSEVSIFFELRVRYLVACERLQEAIVLAKRCSQHSVAGRHLYFMQANLTCLLRASLHERLYKEMADIDGKDAVEILCMAENEQKDETVLMLSKGFLSQQLQRGDMYYLWDLVFIWSRLYLRVNPSKQAFLEECKVMIQSATNLKAIFPFMKVILAELGKIGLGFCVELCAQALQTDLKNDPVTKSLIYKTIAYLLPNDLEVCRACALLVFFLERTVESYKNVFLLYSHPDQQYHADTSLVGNNVRFEILQILKKGLYFDPEFWNLLNIEKNCLKLMSDKVSEAALCEIMQKDKWAPSYCMKGHCQCHSDDTNRTISGVEKPTNRNGQEAEYVKTQTNSASGETSSKPPGKKRGRKPGTHLVKDSEACPVRRSFRQVDLAKDHARQLNSRRQRFLAREAERKTLNRRGRKPQWLLEELAAHAENSVPRQGKKPGRKPKHLNVLMDISVEVPVSEIPMSLSYPDNEVDLFSDVQASTETPHLTESSSEKMKTAEVLKWPSDSAMSLIELISAESTPCSKKDLRVKEELVFREQGLSMVRKFHTYSRVAEYEGIAVDILSSDKEVKPDHNESKQERPLQSSEQQNEPANATQVETVVEIEATQIPGTNLATSAPVEATLGPIEEIIVEQKANAELSSLQAADTKCPDNTVSPEIISVGLPLEVTTLTTADTIPVLDSMPENISSHHEDPPFLTKETTVPDNTLTTCSETQVAAPSEIVPENTEEPVVQQTSEETLQNTNADVDSLVPDLIPSSDGIPQLSLNCSLCNKETKNHWVLRHALWHIRIDRKCMFCHKCYTHGRRPSRHIKLHIEELRKSNGLCKENICKSIAELPETAMQYVQTTLLKRVKHPVQNKFRNIKMRLNCSLEIAQLHKGWDSSESKVRLRTRLAKHSDSTGTLEVRKEKVCRKKRRRLKRVLAGRSQSTDENKKLFRKKLARKRAKTMQAPTPEEDNSKTKGNFVHRINGLIRKRRKKINVIEAQTSLTQDNREHKMENVQCTQICATHSDAKTESENVEIADLNHKDMIGLKTEEKDEEKITLNSGLAKKIIPEDHKEDVIAVKRRKITNSQNDGSKKQEQKEKTTTVKDINAFGQKNWIATKPKQLFTPFQGKETGASTEVKCPVEICMFTAKSILVLSHVLSHHHGDKKALVFFFHFAKEKCLYCSRKIFNLQHFFDHVISHKGELKFPCYHQGCKERYKTRMELSEHMLGHHPLRAVCCFPGCTMQVESITQLYRHEKTHYRLNANLEQNTLPIITERIVPLSQEDGMEVKPESTTNSSKGLLVQRKSPTSATQDDDGKPLVLNRGSAIDSSKNNSLVNGHGDSDKEVPPKPFNAAIKEKEPTEKPTTQKFIRPLPSAYLDESYISMPKRWKEPHMDSKLLGSVSKAVTNSTKQRCSRCFESFSSEKELQSHKDKCTSLFGFDSDDESAS; via the exons ATG GCATCTTTTTCAAAGGCGAACAACGTCACGCAAAGACGCACGTTTGTTGGAGTTTGTTGTATCAGTGTGAACACGACAG TGGAAAGATATCTGAGCTCAGAAGTATCTATTTTCTTTGAGCTGCGTGTGCGTTACCTGGTGGCCTGTGAGAGACTTCAGGAGGCCATAGTGCTGGCGAAGAGATGCAGCCAGCACTCTGTTGCAGGGAGGCATCTATACTTCATGCAAGCCAACCTCACCTGCCTTTTGAGAGCTTCTCTCCATGAACGCTTGTACAAAGAG ATGGCTGATATCGATGGGAAGGATGCTGTAGAGATACTCTGCATGGCAGAGAATGAGCAGAAAGATGAGACTGTTTTGATGCTGAGTAAAGGCTTTCTCTCTCAGCAGCTCCAGAGAGGAGACATGTACTACCTTTG GGATTTGGTCTTCATATGGAGCAGACTTTACTTGCGAGTGAACCCCTCAAAGCAGGCATTTCTAGAGGAATGTAAAGTAATGATTCAGTCAGCCACCAACCTAAAAGCAATTTTCCCATTTATGAAGGTGATTTTGGCAGAG ctgggAAAAATTGGCCTGGGGTTTTGTGTGGAGCTTTGTGCACAAGCCTTGCAGACTGACCTAAAGAATGATCCAGTCACCAAGTCCCTCATCTACAAAACCATTGCATATCTACTACCTAATGACCTTGAAGTCTGTAGGGCTTGTGCGCTGCTGGTATTCTTCCTAGAGCGAACTGTTGAGTCATACAAGAATGTATTCCTCCTGTACTCTCACCCCGATCAACAGTACCATGCAGATACCAGTCTAGTGGGGAATAATGTTCGCTTTGAGATTCTCCAGATCCTGAAGAAAGGCCTGTACTTTGACCCTGAGTTCTGGAACCTTCTCAATATTGAGAAAAACTGTCTGAAGCTAATGAGTGATAAGGTTTCTGAAGCAGCCTTGTGCGAAATCATGCAAAAGGACAAGTGGGCACCAAGCTACTGTATGAAAGGACATTGTCAGTGTCATTCTGACGACACAAACAGGACTATCAGTGGTGTAGAAAAGCCTACCAACAGAAATGGCCAAGAAGCGGAGTATGTGAAAACGCAGACCAATTCTGCCTCAGGTGAAACATCCTCTAAACCTCCAGGCAAAAAGCGGGGAAGGAAGCCGGGGACACACCTTGTGAAGGATTCAGAGGCCTGTCCAGTTCGACGTTCATTTAGACAAGTGGACTTGGCTAAGGATCATGCCAGGCAACTTAATAGCAGACGTCAGAGATTCCTTGCCCGGGAGGCAGAGAGGAAGACTCTGAATCGCAGGGGTAGGAAACCACAATGGCTTTTGGAGGAGTTAGCTGCCCATGCAGAAAACAGTGTACCTCGACAAGGCAAAAAACCGGGAAGGAAACCAAAGCACTTAAATGTCTTAATGGATATTTCAGTTGAGGTACCAGTCAGTGAAATCCCAATGAGCCTTTCTTACCCTGATAATGAAGTTGACCTCTTTTCTGATGTTCAGGCTTCCACGGAGACCCCTCACTTGACTGAAAGCAGTtctgagaaaatgaaaactgcAGAGGTTCTGAAATGGCCTTCTGACAGTGCTATGTCTCTTATTGAGTTAATATCAGCGGAATCTACTCCATGTAGCAAAAAAGACTTGAGGGTCAAGGAGGAGCTTGTTTTTCGGGAGCAAGGCCTTTCAATGGTTCGAAAATTCCATACATATTCAAGAGTGGCTGAATATGAAGGAATAGCAGTGGACATTTTAAGCAGTGATAAAGAGGTTAAGCCAGACCATAATGAATCCAAGCAAGAAAGACCTTTGCAGTCTTCTGAACAACAGAATGAACCTGCCAATGCCACACAGGTTGAAACTGTAGTAGAGATTGAGGCAACACAAATTCCAGGTACAAATTTAGCGACCTCCGCTCCTGTTGAAGCCACTCTTGGGCCAATTGAAGAAATCATTGTAGAGCAAAAAGCTAATGCTGAATTATCAAGTCTCCAAGCTGCTGATACCAAATGTCCAGACAACACTGTTAGTCCTGAAATTATTAGTGTTGGTCTTCCACTAGAAGTGACCACACTTACCACAGCTGACACCATTCCTGTACTTGATAGTATGCCAGAGAACATCAGCAGTCATCATGAGGATCCTCCTTTTCTCACTAAAGAGACGACGGTCCCtgataatacacttacaacttgTAGTGAAACTCAGGTTGCTGCTCCCTCTGAAATTGTGCCTGAGAATACAGAGGAGCCAGTGGTGCAACAAACATCTGAGGAGACattacagaacacaaatgcagatgtTGATAGTCTAGTCCCTGACCTCATCCCCTCAAGTGATGGAATTCCTCAGCTTTCGCTTAACTGCAGCCTTTGCAATAAAGAAACCAAAAACCATTGGGTTCTACGACATGCACTGTGGCATATTCGGATTGACAGAAAGTGCATGTTTTGTCACAAATGTTACACTCATGGACGCAGACCATCACGCCATATTAAACTGCACATTGAGGAATTGAGAAAGTCCAATGGGCTTTGTAAAGAAAATATTTGCAAGAGTATTGCTGAACTGCCTGAGACAGCCATGCAATATGTCCAGACTACACTGCTTAAACGTGTTAAACATCCTGTGCAGAATAAGTTTAGAAATATTAAAATGAGGTTAAACTGCAGTTTGGAAATTGCACAATTGCATAAGGGATGGGACAGTTCAGAGTCTAAGGTAAGATTGCGGACAAGGTTAGCAAAGCATTCAGATTCCACCGGTACATTGGAAGTAAGAAAGGAGAAGGTTTGCCGGAAGAAGAGACGGCGTTTAAAGAGGGTTTTAGCAGGGAGGTCTCAGTCCACAGATGAGAACAAGAAATTGTTTAGGAAGAAATTAGCAAGGAAGAGAGCAAAAACTATGCAAGCACCAACACCAGAGGAAGACAATTCTAAAACCAAGGGCAACTTTGTTCACAGGATAAATGGATTGatcagaaaaagaagaaaaaagataaaCGTGATAGAGGCTCAGACATCATTAACACAGGACAACAGAGAGCACAAAATGGAGAATGTACAATGCACACAAATTTGTGCAACCCACAGTGATGCCAAGACTGAATCTGAGAATGTAGAGATAGCTGACCTTAATCACAAAGACATGATTGGgttaaaaacagaagaaaaagatGAAGAAAAAATTACTCTGAACTCTGGGCTGGCAAAGAAGATCATACCTGAAGATCATAAAGAGGATGTTATAGCTGTAAAAAGGAGGAAGATAACAAATAGTCAGAATGATGGTTCTAAGAAGCAAGAACAAAAAGAGAAAACTACAACAGTTAAGGATATAAATGCATTTGGACAGAAAAATTGGATTGCGACAAAGCCCAAACAGTTATTCACACCATTCCAGGGAAAGGAAACAGGAGCATCTACAGAGGTCAAATGCCCTGTGGAGATTTGTATGTTTACTGCAAAGTCAATCCTTGTCctttcacatgtgttgtcacacCACCATGGTGACAAGAAGGCACTTGtgttcttttttcattttgctaAAGAAAAATGTCTTTACTGTAGCAGGAAAATATTCAACCTACAGCATTTCTTTGACCATGTGATTTCCCACAAAGGTGAGCTAAAGTTCCCATGTTACCATCAAGGCTGCAAGGAGAGGTACAAAACACGAATGGAGCTTTCAGAACACATGTTAGGACATCATCCTTTGAGAGCAGTGTGCTGCTTTCCTGGTTGCACTATGCAAGTTGAAAGTATTACGCAGCTGTATAGACATGAGAAAACTCATTACCGACTCAATGCAAATTTGGAACAAAATACACTGCCCATAATTACTGAACGCATAGTTCCTCTAAGTCAGGAAGATGGAATGGAGGTAAAGCCAGAGTCAACAACAAATTCTTCAAAAGGTCTCCTAGTCCAGAGAAAAAGTCCTACCTCTGCAACTCAAGATGATGATGGAAAACCTTTGGTCCTAAATAGAGGGTCTGCAATTGACAGTAGCAAGAACAATAGTCTTGTTAATGGGCATGGTGATAGTGACAAAGAAGTTCCACCCAAACCTTTCAATGCAGCCATTAAGGAGAAGGAACCAACAGAAAAACCTACTACTCAAAAATTTATTCGCCCTCTTCCCTCTGCTTATCTGGATGAGTCTTACATTAGCATGCCAAAACGCTGGAAGGAACCACATATGGACTCAAAGTTACTGGGCTCTGTTTCAAAAGCAGTAACCAACTCTACGAAGCAGCGTTGTTCTCGATGTTTTGAGTCTTTCAGCAGTGAGAAAGAGCTGCAATCACACAAGGACAAATGCACATCCCTCTTCGGCTTTGATTCGGATGATGAAA GTGCCTCCTGA